In a genomic window of Coregonus clupeaformis isolate EN_2021a chromosome 27, ASM2061545v1, whole genome shotgun sequence:
- the LOC121542174 gene encoding myomegalin-like produces MKDPCRVCSVRLIGSQCRWIFNPSGKRQLQVILSHVLGHQVDRDPDGQASEFLCGKCVFTLERVVQCDVQIGRLQEEHATQVQQLQQEREHLKECVAHVYGRHNPPPKRPDVGEENNVKVPLWRSAEGGGSAEDYGGGQCTSEGQTKEGAGEGDGRGRRSVSMDLLGGPSGRRGVAGRSSSAPRRVQAGTDLCPVKNPWLQSARLRSRSLMYLDLVYRKGTLSSPSSRLRSASLQSLNPDHPQQTEPLCPLPQRQRRESKIPLRERSPSVGPATSTTTPQRAQPSIISDLLQLLRSIPRRPVPAAPRSRIPILRRRPSVGQPLPPGRSLTPGAWHRLRQAEWRSLQDLTEEFNDDYMPLRAEGFNEQQSEVSRLETAHRQLSEEMNQFSATNQNLSKTLEDTQNNNKALSGKLEDTENELTSEKKNALKQDKTIQGLTLVLKEKDKEIEELCHEIEDRNEALAKAREMVHKDQLQKYQGAEEHQSLLMEKQEELAQLQGEHQTKLLEAQKLQRSLWRREQELSDLQQAKEQLDQELEEFQQQKKKGDKALNEVQNQLKKLTGELGERESSLKQQYQELLEQTKRRLQGHEVTIQRLTTCLTDKEQQLQEYMNMTRDMEQSRSPGGSDTMLSKLREQLKQKEKALEQALDDKFEALEEKDNEIHQLHLSLREKARDLERLNNLLSHNEDTINSFDMLIKEKDVELQHLANMLKNLQWAKQDVEDNLNRACREKDAIISQLQLSLEGKTKDMEEMASALLSQSQSQARDLAEQMGQRLKVTEAMLAEAVKARVRLVADNESTVEGLLATISSKDQLLRESAEHYNRTLSERAQEIQELKRQLFVRLQQLASAEKHSSTATQEGYLEIAELRALLTEKDSIINKLLERGQERDQFLAELGQKEPAPPQVLELRQTIQVLQERLEEREAELSKKNNNEDNMEKVPLTKKTLVILKKELAQKTDALNKALKRENELKMSLADLESVLSELEGRIEVQAASIDSLTTTLETKDAIINDLHQHLGQTGNNQTRETQDQAARAGVERSLPDLPQTERTIIGGDSQQKALPSLADLQMEHRCLNQALRAEQQLYSSLVRTVKEQDGAQPLHALQMELTSVTLLRQQLEEGIRSNEELREDLDREIARAKLSIEGAVVHKGEGEGETRERGEE; encoded by the exons ATGAAAGACCCGTGCCGCGTATGCAGCGTGCGCCTCATTGGCAGCCAGTGCCGCTGGATCTTCAACCCGTCGGGGAAGCGGCAGCTCCAGGTCATCCTGTCCCACGTGCTGGGGCACCAGGTCGACCGCGACCCTGACGGCCAGGCCTCAGAGTTCCTGTGCGGCAAGTGTGTGTTTACGCTGGAGCGGGTGGTGCAGTGCGATGTGCAGATAGGCAGGCTGCAGGAGGAGCACGCCACTCAGGTGCAGCAGCTGCAGCAGGAGAGGGAGCACCTGAAGGAGTGCGTGGCCCACGTCTACGGACGCCACAACCCCCCGCCTAAGAGGCCCGATGTGGGGGAGGAGAACAATGTTAAGGTCCCCCTCTGGAGGTCCGCTGAAGGTGGTGGAAGCGCAGAGGATTACGGGGGAGGGCAGTGTACGTCAGAGGGGCAGACCAAGGAAGGTGCGGGGGAGGGGGATGGTCGGGGGAGGCGCTCTGTGAGTATGGACCTCCTGGGTGGACCGAGTGGTCGAAGGGGAGTCGCAGGTCGGTCAAGCTCAGCCCCCAGGAGGGTGCAGGCAGGGACAGATCTCTGCCCGGTGAAGAACCCCTGGCTCCAGTCAGCGCGGCTCCGCTCCAGGAGCCTGATGTACCTGGACCTGGTCTACCGCAAGggtactctctcctctcccagctccAGGCTTCGCTCAGCCTCGCTCCAGTCCCTCAATCCTGACCACCCTCAACAGACAGAACCCCTGTGCCCCCTGCCACAGAGACAACGCAGAGAGTCGAAGATACCATTGAGGGAGCGTTCACCCTCAGTTGGCCCGGCTACCAGCACTACCACACCCCAGAGAGCCCAGCCTTCCATCATCTCTGACCTGCTGCAGCTGCTGCGCTCCATCCCCAGACGACCGGTGCCAGCTGCCCCCAGAAGCCGCATCCCCATCCTGCGTAGGAGGCCCAGCGTCGGACAGCCGCTTCCCCCAGGACGCAGTCTCACCCCTGGGGCCTGGCACAGACTGAGGCAGGCAGAGTGGAGGTCCCTCCAGGACCTCACGGAGGAGTTTAATGATGATTACATGCCACTCAGAGCTGAG GGTTTCAATGAGCAGCAGAGTGAGGTGAGCAGACTGGAGACAGCCCACAGGCAGTTGAGTGAGGAGATGAACCAGTTCAGCGCAACCAACCAGAACCTCTCCAAGACCCTGGAGGACACCCAGAACAACAACAAG GCGCTGTCTGGTAAGCTGGAGGACACTGAGAACGAGCTCACCTCTGAGAAAAAGAACGCTCTGAAACAAGACAAAACCATCCAGGGACTCACTCTGGTGCTCAAGGAAAAAGACAAAGAG attGAAGAGCTGTGCCATGAGATTGAGGACAGGAACGAGGCTTTAGCCAAAGCCAGGGAGATGGTGCACAAAGACCAGCTCCAGAAATACCAG GGTGCGGAGGAGCACCAGAGCCTTTTGATGGAGAAGCAGGAGGAGCTGGCCCAGCTCCAAGGGGAGCACCAAACCAAGCTGCTGGAGGCCCAGAAGCTGCAGCGCTCCCTCTGGAGGCGGGAGCAGGAGCTGTCCGACCTGCAGCAGGCCAAGGAGCAGCTGGACCAGGAGCTGGAGGAGTTCCAGCAGCAGAAGAAGAAGGGGGACAAGGCCCTCAAT GAGGTGCAGAACCAGCTAAAGAAGCTGACTGGTGAGCTGGGCGAGAGGGAGAGCAGCCTGAAGCAGCAGTACCAGGAGCTGCTGGAGCAGACCAAGAGGAGGCTGCAGGGCCACGAGGTCACCATCCAGCGCCTCACCACTTGCCTGACCGACAAGGAGCAGcagctgcag gaGTACATGAACATGACGAGAGACATGGAACAGAGCAGAAGTCCTGGGGGAAGCGACACCATGCTGTCAAAGCTGCGAGAACAACTGAAACAGAAAGAGAAGGCTCTGGAG CAAGCGCTGGATGATAAGTTTGAGGCGCTAGAAGAGAAAGACAACGAGATCCACCAGCTGCACCTGTCACTCAGGGAGAAGGCGAGGGACCTGGAGAGACTCAACAACCTGCTGTCTCACAATGAGGACACCATTAAT aGTTTTGACATGTTGATAAAGGAGAAGGATGTGGAGCTGCAGCACCTGGCCAACATGCTGAAGAACCTGCAGTGGGCCAAGCAGGACGTGGAGGACAACCTGAACCGGGCCTGCAGGGAGAAGGACGCCATCATTAGCCAGCTGCAGCTCTCCCTGGAGGGCAAGACCAAGGACATGGAG GAGATGGCGAGTGCCCTGCTGAGCCAATCCCAGTCTCAGGCCCGTGACCTTGCGGAGCAGATGGGTCAGAGGTTAAAGGTGACGGAGGCCATGCTGGCAGAGGCGGTCAAGGCCCGGGTGAGGCTGGTTGCGGACAACGAGAGCACCGTGGAGGGCCTGCTTGCCACCATCAGCAGCAAGGACCAGCTTCtcagg GAGTCAGCGGAGCACTATAACCGCACACTGTCTGAGCGCGCCCAGGAGATCCAGGAGCTGAAGAGACAGCTGTTTGTCCGCCTGCAGCAGCTGGCCTCAGCAGAGAAACATAGTTCCACGGCAACACAGGAGGGTTACCTGGAGATTGCCGAGCTCAGGGCCCTGCTGACGGAGAAAGACTCCATCATCAAC AAACTTCTGGAGCGtgggcaggagagagaccagttcCTGGCTGAGTTAGGGCAGAAGGAGCCTGCACCGCCTCAGGTGTTGGAGCTCAGACAGACCATCCAAGTGCTGCAGGAGAGGCTGGAGGAGAGGGAAG cGGAGCTCTCCAAGAAGAACAACAATGAGGACAACATGGAGAAGGTCCCTCTCACCAAGAAGACTCTGGTCATCCTGAAGAAGGAGCTAGCTCAGAAGACTGATGCTCTCAACAAGGCTCTGAAGAGGGAGAATGAACTCAAG ATGTCCCTGGCTGATCTCGAGTCAGTGTTGTCTGAGCTGGAGGGGCGTATCGAGGTCCAGGCGGCCAGCATAGACTCCCTCACCACCACTCTTGAGACCAAGGACGCGATTATAAAT GACCTCCACCAGCATCTGGGCCAGACAGGGAACAACCAGACCCGTGAGACCCAGGATCAGGCTGCCAGAGCCGGGGTCGAGCGCTCACTCCCTGACCTCCCTCAGACGGAGAGAACCATCATCGGTGGAGACAGCCAGCAAAAG GCCCTGCCGTCGTTGGCTGACCTGCAGATGGAGCACCGCTGTCTGAACCAAGCCTTGAGGGCCGAGCAGCAGCTTTACTCCAGCCTGGTCCGCACCGTCAAGGAACAAGACGG TGCCCAGCCTCTCCACGCCCTCCAGATGGAGCTGACGTCAGTGACGCTTCTCAGGCAGCAGCTGGAAGAGGGCATCCGGAGCAACGAGGAGCTCAGAGAAGACCTGGACAGAGAGATCGCCAGAGCCAAGCTCTCAATAGAAGGTGCAGTAGTAcacaaaggagagggggagggggagactagagagaggggggaagaatgA